The following are encoded together in the Drosophila biarmipes strain raj3 chromosome 3L, RU_DBia_V1.1, whole genome shotgun sequence genome:
- the LOC108034593 gene encoding MIT domain-containing protein 1: MSNALKAKELLIRAVECDQNARILEAQTLYTEGIAQLMQFVNGEPDETKRKGFLTRIKEYMDRADAIKARVNGKLMLGEVVSHVSIDENDSGFDYDQLFGKYMDDKTVEIMVEEPYMTQNYQYQNLVRFLELAATNCPNLKYFRLVTKEYQDAKNPDQQRTNLGQIKGDLERRNITVSIKYEDSLHDRKIYLSNGYIIKIGRGLHFYKATNPMYSIGLVNYKFRKCLQTDVDIWRNSSAAS; this comes from the exons ATGAGCAACGCGTTGAAAGCCAAGGAATTACTCATACGCGCCGTGGAGTGCGACCAGAATGCTCGGATTTTGGAGGCCCAAACTCTCTACACGGAGGGGATCGCTCAGCTCATGCAGTTCGTAAACGGAGAACCGGATGAAACGAAGCGGAAGGGATTCCTCACCAGGATCAAGGAGTACATGGATCGGGCGGATGCCATAAAGGCGCGGGTTAATGGCAAACTCATGCTCGGCGAGGTGGTTTCCCACGTCTCCATTGATGAAAACGACTCGGGCTTCGATTATGATCAGCTCTTCGGGAAGTATATGGATGACAAGACAGTGGAGATTATGGTGGAGGAACCCTACATGACCCAGAACTACCAG TATCAAAACCTTGTGAGATTCTTGGAGCTAGCTGCCACCAACTGCCCCAACCTTAAGTATTTTCGCCTGGTCACCAAGGAGTACCAGGATGCGAAGAACCCCGATCAACAAAGAACAAATCTTGGACAGATCAAAGGAGACTTGGAGCGGAGAAACATAACCGTCTCCATAAAATACGAAGACTCGCTGCACGATCGCAAAATCTA CTTGAGCAATGGCTACATAATCAAGATTGGACGGGGTCTGCACTTTTACAAGGCCACCAACCCCATGTATTCCATTGGCCTGGTCAACTACAAATTCCGAAAATGCCTCCAAACGGATGTGGATATTTGGCGCAACAGCAGCGCTGCATCCTGA